TTGTTCTGGTGGTCGGCATAGACGACCTGGATCGGCTTGCCGTTCACCTTGCCGCCGAAATCGGCCACTGCCATGCGGATCGCTTCGAGACCGCCCTGCCCGTCGATGTCGGCGTAAAGACCCGACATGTCCGTGATGAAACCGATCTTCACTGCATCGTCGGCAGCCCGCGCGCTGCCCGCCGTCAATGCGACGCCTGCGGCTGCCGCAAAACAGATTGACGTGAACCGCGCGAGTGTCTTCCTTTTCATTACTGTCTCCTTCGTTCTGCGTTGTGGTTGTCAGAGGCAATCAGGTCCGCACTCCCCGGCTCATACCCCGAGCAAATCGTGCAGCACCGGCATTTTGCTTTCGAGTTCCTTCGCCCCGAAATGCTCGACGATACGACCGTGCTCCATCACATAGAAACGATCGGCGAGCGGCGCGGCAAAGCGGAAGTTCTGTTCGACCATGACGATCGTGTAGCCGCGAGATTTCAGCGTCACGATCATGCGCGCGAGCGCCTGCACGATCACCGGCGCAAGACCTTCGGAAATCTCATCGAGCAGCAGCAGGTTCGCGCCCGTGCGCAGAATGCGCGCGACGGCCAGCATCTGCTGCTCGCCACCAGACAGACGCGTGCCCTGGCTCATGCGCCGTTCCTGGAGATTGGGAAACATCTGGTAGATCTCGTCGATCGACATCATCAACGACTTGTCGCCGACGGGCGGCGGCAACAGCAGATTTTCTTCGCACGACAGGCTCGAAAAAATGCCGCGCTCTTCCGGGCAATAACCGACGCCGCAATGTGCGATCCGATGCGTCGGCATCGATATGGTCTCGCGTCCACCGACGCGGATCGAGCCCGTGCGACGCCCCGTCAGGCCCATGATCGCGCGCAGCGTCGTGGTGCGGCCCGCGCCGTTGCGGCCGAGCAGCGTGACGACTTCCCCGCGGTTCACGGTCAGATCGACGCCATGCAGGATGTGCGACTCGCCGTACCACGCCTGCAGCCCGGCGATCTCCAGCGCGGGTTCGCCGCTCACGACACTGACCGCTGCGTTTTCCTGTTCGCTCACTGTGCTCATGCATGCGCTCCGGCAAGCGCTGCGTCCGCACTGCCCATATAGGCCTGCATGACGAGCGGGTTCTTCGAGACTTCCGCGTACGTGCCTTCGGCGAGCACCTCGCCGCGTTGCAGGACGGTAATCGTGTCGGAGATGCCGGCAATCACATTCATGTTGTGTTCGACCATCAGGATCGTGCGGCCCGCCGATACTTTTTTGATCAGCGCGGTCACA
This genomic interval from Paraburkholderia sabiae contains the following:
- a CDS encoding ABC transporter ATP-binding protein, yielding MSTVSEQENAAVSVVSGEPALEIAGLQAWYGESHILHGVDLTVNRGEVVTLLGRNGAGRTTTLRAIMGLTGRRTGSIRVGGRETISMPTHRIAHCGVGYCPEERGIFSSLSCEENLLLPPPVGDKSLMMSIDEIYQMFPNLQERRMSQGTRLSGGEQQMLAVARILRTGANLLLLDEISEGLAPVIVQALARMIVTLKSRGYTIVMVEQNFRFAAPLADRFYVMEHGRIVEHFGAKELESKMPVLHDLLGV